The Litchfieldia alkalitelluris genome has a window encoding:
- the lepA gene encoding translation elongation factor 4, which produces MNNEERLKRQSRIRNFSIIAHIDHGKSTLADRILEKTSALTQREMKDQLLDSMDLERERGITIKLNAVQLQYKAKDGETYIFHLIDTPGHVDFTYEVSRSLAACEGAVLVVDAAQGIEAQTLANVYLALDNDLEIMPVINKIDLPSADPERVRGEIEDVIGLDASDAVLASAKAGIGIEDILEQVVAKVPAPQGDPEAPLKALIFDSIYDPYRGVIAYIRVVDGTVKVGDKVLMMATGKEFEVTEVGVFTPKPAMLNELTVGDVGFLSASIKNVGDTRVGDTITHAKRPAAEGLPGYRRLNPMVFCGLYPIDTARYNDLREALEKLELNDAALQFEPETSQALGFGFRCGFLGLLHMEIIQERIEREFKIDLITTAPSVIYDVHMTDGTEIKVDNPANMPDPQRIDRIEEPYVKATMMVPNDYVGAVMELCQGKRGNFIDMQYLDENRVSIVYEIPLAEIVYDFFDQLKSSTKGYASFDYELIGYKPSTLVKMDILLNAETVDALSFIVHRDSAYERGKIIVEKLKELIPRQHFEVPIQAAVGQKIIARSTIKAMRKNVLAKCYGGDISRKRKLLEKQKEGKKRMKSVGSVEVPQEAFMAVLRMDDK; this is translated from the coding sequence ATGAATAATGAAGAACGTTTAAAAAGACAATCAAGAATCCGAAATTTTTCGATTATAGCTCATATAGATCATGGTAAATCTACATTAGCAGATCGTATTTTAGAAAAAACGAGTGCATTAACACAGCGCGAAATGAAGGATCAATTACTAGATTCAATGGACCTCGAACGTGAGCGCGGAATTACAATCAAGTTAAACGCTGTGCAGCTTCAATATAAAGCAAAAGATGGGGAAACCTATATTTTTCACTTAATCGATACTCCAGGACATGTTGATTTCACCTATGAAGTTTCACGAAGCTTAGCAGCATGTGAAGGAGCAGTTTTAGTTGTTGATGCTGCACAAGGTATCGAAGCACAAACACTTGCTAACGTTTACCTTGCGCTCGATAATGATTTAGAAATCATGCCAGTTATCAATAAAATAGACCTACCGAGTGCTGATCCAGAGCGTGTTCGTGGAGAAATTGAAGACGTAATTGGCCTTGATGCATCTGATGCAGTTTTAGCTTCTGCAAAAGCAGGTATTGGAATTGAAGATATCCTAGAACAGGTTGTAGCAAAGGTACCAGCACCACAAGGAGACCCTGAAGCTCCACTAAAAGCACTTATTTTTGACTCAATATATGATCCATATCGTGGGGTAATTGCCTATATTCGTGTTGTTGATGGGACTGTTAAAGTTGGAGACAAAGTACTAATGATGGCAACAGGGAAAGAGTTTGAAGTGACCGAGGTGGGTGTTTTCACACCAAAGCCGGCAATGTTAAATGAATTGACAGTCGGAGATGTAGGTTTCCTATCTGCTTCTATCAAAAATGTTGGGGATACACGCGTTGGGGATACCATTACTCATGCGAAAAGGCCTGCAGCAGAAGGTTTACCTGGATACCGTCGTTTAAACCCAATGGTATTCTGTGGACTATATCCAATTGATACTGCAAGGTACAATGACTTGCGTGAAGCATTAGAAAAGCTTGAATTAAATGATGCAGCACTTCAATTCGAGCCTGAAACATCACAAGCGCTTGGATTTGGATTCCGTTGTGGATTCCTTGGGTTGCTTCATATGGAAATCATCCAAGAACGTATAGAGAGAGAATTTAAGATTGACCTTATTACAACAGCACCGAGTGTTATCTATGATGTTCATATGACTGATGGAACAGAAATTAAAGTAGATAACCCTGCAAATATGCCTGATCCACAAAGAATTGATCGTATTGAAGAACCGTACGTAAAAGCAACAATGATGGTACCTAATGATTATGTAGGTGCGGTTATGGAGCTTTGCCAAGGAAAACGCGGAAACTTTATTGATATGCAGTACCTTGATGAAAATCGAGTAAGTATTGTTTATGAAATTCCGTTAGCAGAAATTGTGTATGATTTCTTTGATCAATTAAAATCAAGCACTAAAGGATATGCATCATTTGATTATGAATTAATTGGCTATAAGCCTTCAACGCTTGTGAAGATGGATATCTTACTGAATGCGGAAACTGTTGATGCACTATCATTTATTGTTCATCGTGATTCAGCTTATGAGCGTGGAAAAATCATCGTTGAGAAATTAAAAGAATTGATCCCAAGACAGCACTTCGAAGTACCAATTCAAGCTGCAGTTGGACAAAAGATTATTGCACGTTCAACGATCAAAGCAATGCGTAAAAACGTACTTGCAAAATGTTATGGTGGAGATATCTCTCGTAAACGTAAGCTATTAGAAAAGCAAAAAGAAGGTAAAAAACGTATGAAGTCTGTTGGATCGGTTGAGGTTCCTCAGGAAGCATTTATGGCTGTTCTTCGTATGGATGATAAATAA